Proteins co-encoded in one Setaria viridis chromosome 9, Setaria_viridis_v4.0, whole genome shotgun sequence genomic window:
- the LOC117836465 gene encoding deoxyuridine 5'-triphosphate nucleotidohydrolase, with translation MAGKFGATCSRAAASLFSPRHRRLLFPSTPTPPRFLPFSHRLLPRTLSTIAMAAPNGAAATDAVHEPPQKISKIAPLLKVKKLSDKAVLPSRGSALAAGYDLSSAAEMVVPARGKALVPTDLTIAIPEGTYARVAPRSGLALKHSIDVGAGVIDADYRGPVGVILFNHSDVDFAVKPGDRIAQMIIEVIATPEVAEVEDLDATVRGEGGFGSTGV, from the exons ATGGCGGGAAAGTTTGGCGCCACCtgttcccgcgccgccgcctccctatttagcccgcgccaccgccgcctcctcttcccctcAACTCCAACTCCTCCCAGATTTCTCCCCTTCTCCCACCGATTGCTCCCGAGAACCCTCTCGACCATCGCCATGGCCGCTCccaacggcgccgccgccaccgacgccgtCCACGAGCCTCCCCAGAAGATCTCCAAGATCGCGCCCCTGCTCAAGGTGAAGAAGCTCTCCGACAAGGCCGTCCTGCCGTCCCGCGgctccgccctcgccgccggctacGACCTCTCGAG CGCCGCGGAGATGGTGGTGCCGGCGCGGGGGAAGGCGCTGGTGCCCACCGACCTCACCATCGCCATCCCGGAAGGCACCTACGCGCGCGTCG CGCCGAGGTCGGGCCTGGCGCTGAAGCACTCCATCGACGTGGGCGCCGGCGTGATCGACGCCGACTACCGCGGCCCCGTCGGGGTCATCCTCTTCAACCACTCGGATGTGGACTTTGCCGTCAAGCCCGGGGACCGGATCGCGCAGATGATCATCGAGGTGATCGCGACGCCGGAAGTCGCAGAGGTGGAGGACCTCGACGCCACCGTGCGTGGCGAGGGAGGGTTTGGATCCACCGGCGTCTGA
- the LOC117838913 gene encoding guanine nucleotide-binding protein subunit beta has product MASVAELKEKHAAATASVNSLRERLRQRREMLLDTDVARYSKAQGRTPVSFNPTDLVCCRTLQGHSGKVYSLDWTPEKNWIVSASQDGRLIVWNALTSQKTHAIKLHCPWVMTCAFAPNGQSVACGGLDSACSIFNLNSQADRDGNMPVSRILTGHKGYVSSCQYVPDQESRLITSSGDQTCVLWDVTTGQRMSIFGGEFPSGHTADVQSVSINSSNTNMFVSGSCDATVRLWDIRIASRAVRTYHGHEADVNSVKFFPDGHRFGTGSDDGTCRLFDMRTGHQLQVYSREPNRDDNELPTVTSIAFSISGRLLFAGYSNGDCYVWDTLLAEVVLNLGNLQNSHDGRISCLGMSSDGSALCTGSWDKNLKIWAFSGHRKIV; this is encoded by the exons ATGGCGTCCGTGGCGGAGCTCAAGGAGAAGcacgccgcggcgacggcgtcggtCAACTCCCTCCGCGAGCGCCTTCGCCAGCGCCGGGAGATGCTCCTCGACACCGACG TGGCGAGGTACTCCAAGGCGCAGGGGAGGACGCCGGTGAGCTTCAACCCGACGGATCTGGTCTGCTGCCGCACGCTGCAGGGCCACAGCGGAAAG GTATATTCTCTGGATTGGACTCCCGAAAAGAATTGGATAGTCAGTGCCTCACAAGATGGAAGGCTGATTGTGTGGAATGCGTTAACAAGCCAGAAAACACATGCCATAAAGCTGCACTGCCCATGGGTGATGACATGCGCTTTTGCACCCAATGGCCAGTCTGTTGCCTGTGGTGGTCTAGATAGTGCATGCTCTATTTTCAATCTTAACTCGCAAGCAGACAGAGACGGGAATATGCCAGTATCAAGAATTCTTACTGGACACAAGGGCTATGTTTCGTCATGCCAATATGTCCCAGATCAGGAAAGTCGCCTTATTACAAGCTCAGGTGATCAGACATGTGTTCTGTGGGATGTTACTACTGGCCAGAGGATGTCAATATTTGGAGGTGAATTTCCATCAGGGCATACAGCTGATGTTCAAAG TGTATCCATCAACTCATCGAATACGAATATGTTTGTCTCTGGCTCATGTGATGCAACTGTGAGGCTGTGGGATATCAGAATTGCAAGTCGGGCTGTTCGAACCTATCATGGACATGAGGCTGACGTTAACAGTGTGAAGTTTTTCCCTGATGGCCATAGGTTTGGTACTGGCTCAGATGATGGTACTTGTAGATTATTTGACATGAGAACTGGGCATCAACTTCAGGTGTACAGTAGGGAGCCTAATAGAGATGATAATGAACTACCTACTGTTACATCTATCGCATTCTCAATATCAGGAAGGCTACTATTTGCTGGGTACTCCAATGGTGACTGTTACGTGTGGGACACACTTCTTGCCGAG GTGGTACTTAATTTGGGAAACCTCCAAAACTCCCATGATGGTCGTATAAGTTGCCTTGGAATGTCATCTGATGGGAGTGCATTGTGTACAGGAAGTTGGGACAAAAATTTGAAG ATTTGGGCCTTCAGTGGACACCGGAAAATAGTTTGA
- the LOC117840720 gene encoding glucan endo-1,3-beta-glucosidase 7 — MRRIPMAAAARKPVSALLLPIWLFCLLVCSSSAQPYIGVNYGEVADNLPPPEETARLLKSTAISKVRLYGVDAGLIRALAGSNISVVVGVANGDIPSLAADPAAASRWLAANVLPFVPATSISAVAVGNEVLESGDASLAAALLPAMQNLRAAAAAAGGAAAGIRFSTVNTMGVMAQSDPPSTGAFHPDIAPQLQGILGFLSRTGAPFMINPYPWFAYQSDPRPETLAFCLFQPNAGRVDAGSKIKYTNMFDAQLDAVKSAMVRAGYGNVDIVVAETGWPTKGDAGEPGATVENARAYVSNLVSHLRSGAGTPLVPGKPVETYLFALYDEDLKPGPESERSFGLYHTDLSAAYDAGLTSSGAAAGSPSAGGGPAKASGGWCVARDGATDADLQADLDYACAQVGVDCGAIQPGGACFEPNTVRAHAAYAMNQLYQAAGRHPWNCDFRASATLTSDNPSYGACVYTGGGQ, encoded by the exons ATGCGACGAATCcccatggccgcggcggcgaggaaacCCGTCTCCGCCCTGCTGCTGCCAATCTGGCTCTTCTGCCTCCTCGTCTGCTCGTCCA GCGCGCAGCCGTACATCGGCGTCAACTACGGCGAGGTGGCGGacaacctgccgccgccggaggagacgGCGAGGCTGCTCAAGTCCACGGCCATCTCCAAGGTGCGGCTCTACGGCGTCGACGCGGGGCTCATCCGCGCGCTGGCGGGGTCCAACAtctccgtcgtcgtcggcgtggcCAACGGCGACATCCCCTCGCTGgccgccgacccggccgcggCGTCCCGGTGGCTGGCCGCCAACGTGCTCCCCTTCGTCCCGGCGACGTCCATCTCCGCCGTGGCCGTGGGCAACGAGGTGCTCGAGTCCGGGGACGCCTCCCTGGCAGCGGCGCTGCTCCCGGCCATGCAgaacctccgcgccgccgcggcggccgcgggcggcgcagcGGCCGGGATCAGGTTCTCGACCGTCAACACCATGGGCGTGATGGCGCAGTCCGACCCGCCGTCCACGGGCGCGTTCCACCCGGACATCGCGCCGCAGCTGCAGGGGATCCTGGGATTCCTCAGCAGGACCGGCGCGCCCTTCATGATCAACCCCTACCCCTGGTTCGCCTACCAGTCCGACCCGCGGCCGGAGACGCTGGCCTTCTGCCTGTTCCAGCCCAACGCCGGCCGCGTCGACGCCGGGTCCAAGATCAAGTACACCAACATGTTCGACGCGCAGCTGGACGCCGTCAAGTCCGCGATGGTGCGCGCCGGGTACGGGAACGTGGACATCGTGGTGGCGGAGACGGGGTGGCCGACCAAGGGCGACGCCGGGGAGCccggcgcgacggtggagaaCGCGAGGGCGTACGTGTCGAACCTGGTGTCCCACCTGCGGTCCGGCGCCGGCACGCCGCTGGTGCCGGGGAAGCCGGTGGAGACGTACCTGTTCGCGCTGTACGACGAGGACCTCAAGCCCGGGCCGGAGTCGGAGCGCTCGTTCGGGCTGTACCACACGGACCTGAGCGCGGCGTACGACGCCGGGCTGACGTCgtcgggtgcggcggcggggagcccgAGCGCGGGGGGAGGGCCGGCGAAGGCGAGCGGCGGGTGGTGCGTGGCGCGGGACGGCGCGACGGACGCGGACCTGCAGGCGGACCTGGACTACGCGTGCGCGCAGGTGGGCGTGGACTGCGGCGCCATCCAGCCCGGCGGCGCGTGCTTCGAGCCCAACACGGTACGCGCCCACGCGGCCTACGCCATGAACCAGCTGTACCAGGCAGCGGGGCGCCACCCCTGGAACTGCGACTTCCGGGCCTCCGCCACGCTCACCTCCGACAACCCCA GTTACGGCGCGTGCGTGTACACCGGGGGAGGCCAATGA
- the LOC117836207 gene encoding putative cyclin-dependent kinase F-2, which yields MKFLVSEPAAGGPAALLREALFLEACAGNPFVVGSRGLARDPATAELCLVMEYGGASLRDALRQRDRTGRPPLPEDAVRAAMWQLLSGAKRMHDAHIIHRDIKPENILVGDDRVLRFCDFGLAVHMAERPPYTQAGTLWYMAPEMLLEKPDYDALVDTWSLGCVMGELVTGRAPFQGEDSEDQLCAIVGVLGVPDDRAWPWFSSTPFANEMTELDKQRHKSNILRCKYPETKLSDEGFELLNGLLTCNPDKRLTAAAALKHPWFSKIRAGSAKG from the coding sequence ATGAAGTTCCTCGTCAgcgagcccgccgccggcggccccgcGGCTCTGCTGCGGGAGGCGCTCTTCCTCGAGGCCTGCGCCGGGAACCCCTTCGTCGTCGGCTCCCGCGGCCTGGCCCGCGACCCGGCCACCGCGGAGCTCTGCCTCGTCATGGAGTACGGCGGCGCGAGCCTCCGCGACGCCCTGCGCCAGCGCGACCGCACCGGGAGACCGCCGCTGCCCGAGGACGCGGTGCGCGCCGCCATGTGGCAGCTGCTGAGCGGCGCCAAGAGGATGCACGATGCCCACATCATCCACCGCGACATCAAGCCCGAGAAcatcctcgtcggcgacgaccGCGTCCTCAGGTTCTGCGACTTCGGGCTCGCCGTGCACATGGCGGAGCGGCCGCCGTACACCCAGGCCGGCACGCTCTGGTACATGGCACCCGAGATGCTGCTGGAGAAGCCCGACTACGACGCGCTCGTCGACACCTGGTCGCTCGGCTGCGTCATGGGGGAGCTCGTCACCGGGAGGGCTCCGTTCCAGGGCGAAGACTCTGAAGACCAGCTCTGCGCGATCGTCGGCGTGCTCGGCGTGCCAGATGATAGGGCATGGCCGTGGTTCTCGTCCACGCCGTTCGCCAACGAGATGACGGAGCTGGACAAGCAGCGGCACAAGTCCAACATCCTACGCTGCAAGTACCCCGAGACGAAGCTGTCCGACGAAGGATTCGAGCTACTCAACGGCCTCCTCACGTGCAACCCCGACAAGCGGCTCACGGCAGCTGCCGCGCTCAAGCACCCATGGTTCTCCAAGATACGTGCTGGATCCGCCAAAGGATGA
- the LOC117835220 gene encoding putative cyclin-dependent kinase F-2 produces MGTTDDYEETCCLGQGAFGAVIKGRHRATGGAVAMKFLTSEPAAGGPAALLRESLFLEACAGNPFVVGSRGLARDPATAELCLVMECGGASLRDALRQRDRAGSPPLPEATVRAAMWQLLNGAKRMHDAHIIHRDIKPENILVGDDRVLRFCDFGLAVHMAERPPYTQAGTLWYMAPEMLLEKPDYDALVDIWSLGCVMGELITGRAPFQGEDSEDQLCAIVGVLGVPDDMAWPWFSSTPFANEMTELDQQRHKSNILRCKYPETKLSDEGFELLNGLLTCNPDKRLTAAAALKHPWFSKMDVLDLPKDELVSPSPKRPRCA; encoded by the coding sequence ATGGGCACCACCGACGACTACGAGGAGACCTGCTGCCTCGGCCAGGGGGCCTTCGGCGCCGTCATCAAGGGGCGCCACCGCGCCACCGGTGGCGCCGTGGCCATGAAGTTCCTCACCAgcgagcccgccgccggcggccccgcGGCGCTGCTGCGGGAGTCGCTCTTCCTCGAGGCCTGCGCCGGAAACCCCTTCGTCGTCGGCTCCCGCGGCCTGGCCCGCGACCCGGCCACCGCGGAGCTCTGCCTCGTCATGGAGTGCGGCGGCGCGAGCCTCCGCGACGCCCTGCGCCAGCGCGACCGCGCCGGGAGCCCGCCGCTGCCCGAGGCCACGGTGCGCGCCGCCATGTGGCAGCTGCTGAACGGCGCCAAGAGGATGCACGACGCCCACATCATCCACCGCGACATCAAGCCCGAGAAcatcctcgtcggcgacgaccGCGTCCTCAGGTTCTGCGACTTCGGGCTCGCCGTGCACATGGCGGAGCGGCCGCCGTACACGCAGGCCGGCACGCTCTGGTACATGGCGCCCGAGATGCTGCTGGAGAAGCCCGACTACGACGCGCTCGTCGACATCTGGTCGCTCGGCTGCGTCATGGGGGAGCTCATCACCGGGAGGGCTCCGTTCCAGGGCGAAGACTCTGAAGACCAGCTCTGCGCGATCGTCGGCGTGCTCGGCGTGccagatgacatggcatggcCGTGGTTCTCGTCCACGCCGTTCGCCAACGAGATGACGGAGCTGGACCAGCAGCGGCACAAGTCCAACATCCTACGCTGCAAGTACCCCGAGACGAAGCTGTCCGACGAAGGATTCGAGCTACTCAACGGCCTCCTCACGTGCAACCCCGACAAGCGGCTCACGGCAGCTGCCGCGCTCAAGCACCCATGGTTCTCCAAGATGGACGTGCTGGATCTGCCAAAGGATGAACTGGTGTCGCCGTCGCCAAAGAGACCAAGATGTGCATAA